The segment TTAAAACAACCTCGTCGTTCTTTGTTGGTTTTAAAAGCAGATGATCAAGCAGAATATGCCGATTTATTAGCAGAACATATTCGCCAAAAACAGCCAAAAGAGCGGTCAGTTTTTGGGGTGAATTATGTGGTTGAGCAGGGGGATTATTTTTCTTTCCCTCGTATTTATACCGAGCCTGCTCAATCACCAGCAGATAATTTTGCCGCACAAGGTGATGTGTTGAAGGCATTACACGCTGATCAATTTAGTCTTTTTGGTAGTGTACGCGTTCATCCAAGTTCGCAAGATATTTTGCTTACGCCAGGTTTAGTGCATCAAGCCAATGGGGGCGTTTTGATTTTAAGTGCAGCAACGATGCTAAGCCAGTTTGATTTATGGCAACGCTTAAAACATATTTTGCAAACGCAAACTTTTGATTGGTATTCAGCCCATCCATTTAAAACCTTGCCTTGTGATATTCCAAGTTATCCACTCAATTTAAAAGTGGTGATTTTAGGCAATCGCACTGAAATTGCGACCTTAGGTGAGTTAGAAGAAGATCTTTACAGCTTGGCTGATTACGCGGAAATTGAAAGCTATTATTCTGTTGCACAACCGAAAGCACAAGAAAATTGGGCCAATTATGTGTTGGCATTAGCCTCAAAATATGAGCTTGATTTAGATTTAACCGCATTAAATAAACTCTATCAGTTACTGGTGCGTGAGAGTGAAGATCGCTTTTTAATTAACATTTCACCATTAAAAACAACAGAAATGTTACTCAATGCTGCGACGTTGTCACAAAAACAAACCTTAAGTGCGGTTGATTTTGAGCAAGCTTTTAAACAAAAGAATGAACAGCATGGTTTTTTACGTGAACGCACTTATGCAGATATTCTCAATGAACAAATTTATGTGGAAACCAATGGTGAAATTGTTGGGCAGATTAATGGCTTGTCTGTGATTGAATATCCAGGCACACCGGTTTGTTTTGGTGAACCTTCTCGCATCAGCTGTTTAGTGCAGTTTGGTGATGGTGAAGTCGTGGATGTGGAGCGTAAAAACGAATTAGCGGGCAACCTCCACGGGAAAGGTATGATGATTTCTGAAGCATGCTTGGCAAGTATCTTAGAGTTGCCATCACAGTTACCATTTTCTGCTTCTTTAGTATTTGAGCAGTCTTATGGTGAAATTGATGGTGACAGTGCGTCTCTAGCTATTTTCTCCGTATTAGTCAGCGCGTTATCTGATTTGCCATTGCCACAAAATATTGCCATTACCGGTACCATTGACCAATTTGGTTTGGTGCACGCAGTAGGCGGAGTGAATGACAAAATTGAAGGCTTTTTCACTATTTGCCAACGTCGTGGTTTAACGGGTAAACAAGGTGTGATTATTCCTGCAACAACAATTCAGCAATTAAGTTTATCTGACGAAGTGGTTGAGGCGGTGAAAAATGAGCAGTTCTTTATCTATCAAGTCGAGGATATTTATCAAACAGCCAAAATCCTATTTGACCGCGATTTATTGGAAGAGAAAGAAGAATATGCGAAGGGCAAAGAGCCTATTGCACGTTTAATTCAAAATCGAATTGCTTTTCGTTCGGAAACGCCGAAAAAAAACTGGTTAGATTTCTTTAAATCTTAATTTCTTTAAAGCGAACCTTGAGTTCGCTTTTCTTTTATGTGAATTTTACTGACTGATCCGACAAGTTGAGCTAACAAGTGTTCGCTGTTTACATTTCTTATAAATCCCCATAGAATCTGCACTTATTGTTTGTAACCAAGCAAAACTATATATACAAGGAAATAAAAAATGGAAAACACCTGTACACCCAACATCAAAAGCAGCTACACTTATGAAGATTTATTAGCTTCTGGTCGTGGTGAATTATTTGGTAAAGAAGGCCCGCAACTTCCAGCACCAACCATGTTGATGATGGATCGCATTGTAAAAATGACCGAAGACGGCGGTGCGTTTGGTAAAGG is part of the Haemophilus parainfluenzae ATCC 33392 genome and harbors:
- a CDS encoding AAA family ATPase, producing the protein MCDNTANLIKARYVVTSTSSEQALNWQALQPELSITELSAEKADFWSLQKHATKAISLFLKQPRRSLLVLKADDQAEYADLLAEHIRQKQPKERSVFGVNYVVEQGDYFSFPRIYTEPAQSPADNFAAQGDVLKALHADQFSLFGSVRVHPSSQDILLTPGLVHQANGGVLILSAATMLSQFDLWQRLKHILQTQTFDWYSAHPFKTLPCDIPSYPLNLKVVILGNRTEIATLGELEEDLYSLADYAEIESYYSVAQPKAQENWANYVLALASKYELDLDLTALNKLYQLLVRESEDRFLINISPLKTTEMLLNAATLSQKQTLSAVDFEQAFKQKNEQHGFLRERTYADILNEQIYVETNGEIVGQINGLSVIEYPGTPVCFGEPSRISCLVQFGDGEVVDVERKNELAGNLHGKGMMISEACLASILELPSQLPFSASLVFEQSYGEIDGDSASLAIFSVLVSALSDLPLPQNIAITGTIDQFGLVHAVGGVNDKIEGFFTICQRRGLTGKQGVIIPATTIQQLSLSDEVVEAVKNEQFFIYQVEDIYQTAKILFDRDLLEEKEEYAKGKEPIARLIQNRIAFRSETPKKNWLDFFKS